The following coding sequences lie in one Mesorhizobium sp. NZP2298 genomic window:
- a CDS encoding MFS transporter, translating into MAVAAQSRDGLISAPQEKQSAGWALASLSLATLLSSLGTSIASVGLPSLMQTFDASFQAVQWVVLAYLLAITTLIVSAGRLADMFGRRPLLLGGIALFTSASVLCGLAPTLWLLVAARAMQGLGAALMMALTLAFVAETVSKERTGSAMGLLGAMSAIGTTLGPSLGGLLIAGLGWRAIFLVNVPLGLLTFALAWRALPANNKNAQANKGKFDAMGTVLLALTLAAYALAMTLGRGNFGPLNIGLLIATAAGVGLFVIAQRRVKNPLVQLASFRDLRLSASLAMSLIVATVMMATLVVAPFYLSRGLGLDAAMVGVVLSTGPLVSTLSALLAGRLSDRFGANRMMVAGLTSLAAGTFLLSLAMTKLGIASYVVPITITCFGYALFQTSNNAAVMSGVGAGERGVMSGLLNLSRNLGLITGASLMGAIFAVASAGARQGDGQDVLNSASAARGMQVTFETATALALVALLLALFSLRFASADEPRTT; encoded by the coding sequence TTGGCAGTCGCCGCACAAAGTCGAGATGGGCTGATATCAGCCCCGCAAGAGAAACAATCGGCCGGCTGGGCTCTGGCAAGCCTGTCGCTCGCCACGCTGCTGTCCTCGCTCGGAACCAGCATTGCCAGTGTCGGGTTGCCCTCGCTGATGCAGACGTTCGACGCGTCGTTCCAGGCCGTGCAATGGGTGGTTCTGGCCTACCTCCTCGCCATCACCACGCTGATCGTCAGCGCCGGGCGGCTGGCCGACATGTTCGGGCGTCGGCCATTGCTGCTTGGCGGCATCGCGCTGTTCACATCGGCATCGGTGCTCTGCGGCCTGGCCCCGACGCTCTGGCTGCTGGTTGCCGCGCGCGCCATGCAGGGGCTTGGCGCCGCATTGATGATGGCGCTGACGCTGGCCTTTGTCGCCGAGACCGTGAGCAAGGAGCGGACCGGCAGCGCCATGGGCCTGCTCGGTGCCATGTCGGCGATCGGCACCACGCTCGGTCCCTCGCTCGGCGGCCTGCTGATCGCCGGCCTCGGCTGGCGCGCGATCTTTCTTGTCAATGTGCCGCTGGGTCTCTTGACCTTCGCCCTCGCCTGGCGTGCCTTGCCTGCGAACAACAAGAACGCGCAGGCAAATAAAGGCAAGTTCGATGCGATGGGCACTGTCCTGCTGGCCCTGACGCTGGCCGCCTACGCACTGGCCATGACGCTTGGTCGAGGCAATTTCGGTCCGCTCAACATCGGCCTGCTGATCGCTACCGCTGCCGGCGTCGGTCTGTTCGTCATCGCGCAGAGGCGCGTAAAGAACCCCCTGGTCCAGCTTGCCAGCTTCCGGGATCTGCGGCTCAGCGCCAGTCTGGCCATGAGCCTCATCGTCGCCACGGTGATGATGGCAACCCTGGTGGTTGCCCCGTTCTATCTGTCGCGAGGGCTGGGGCTCGATGCCGCGATGGTCGGCGTGGTGCTTTCGACCGGGCCGCTGGTCTCGACCCTATCGGCGTTGCTGGCTGGGCGGCTTTCCGATCGCTTCGGAGCCAACAGGATGATGGTCGCCGGGCTCACCAGCCTTGCCGCGGGCACGTTCCTGCTCTCGCTTGCCATGACGAAACTCGGCATTGCCAGCTATGTCGTTCCGATCACCATCACCTGCTTTGGCTACGCCCTGTTCCAGACCTCCAACAATGCGGCCGTCATGAGCGGTGTCGGCGCCGGCGAACGCGGTGTCATGTCGGGCCTGCTCAACCTGTCGCGCAATCTCGGCCTCATCACCGGCGCATCCTTGATGGGCGCCATATTCGCGGTTGCGTCGGCTGGTGCCCGGCAAGGAGATGGTCAGGACGTTCTGAATTCGGCATCGGCCGCTCGAGGCATGCAGGTCACCTTTGAGACGGCGACGGCCCTGGCGCTGGTTGCGCTGCTGCTCGCGCTGTTTTCGCTACGGTTTGCCAGCGCCGATGAACCCAGGACCACCTGA
- a CDS encoding LysR family transcriptional regulator encodes MTDLNLLFALDVLLAEGSVARAARRLRLSPSAMSRTLARLREATGDPLLVRAGRGLVATPRAEELRRQVGPVVQDAEMLLRPAELLDVSVMDKVFTLRTNEGFVEEFGPRLVARIEADAPGVRLRFAPKSDKDVMSLRDAAIDLEIGVAGETGPEVRIQALFRDRFIGAVRAGHPLSEGTVTPERYAAGRHISVSRRGREKGPIDEALSALGLQRTVVCMVSGFSAALAMARASDLIASVPERHTAGARAGMHSFPLPVTTVEVTISMLWHPRLDADPAQRWLRDCVREVCAGR; translated from the coding sequence ATGACGGATCTCAATTTGCTGTTTGCTCTCGACGTGCTGCTGGCGGAAGGCAGCGTGGCCCGCGCCGCGCGCCGTTTGCGGCTCAGCCCCTCGGCGATGAGCCGGACGCTGGCGCGGCTGCGCGAGGCAACGGGCGATCCTCTGCTGGTGCGGGCCGGGCGCGGCCTGGTGGCGACGCCGCGCGCGGAGGAACTGCGGCGGCAGGTCGGCCCCGTTGTCCAGGACGCGGAGATGCTGCTGCGCCCTGCCGAGCTGCTTGATGTCTCAGTTATGGACAAGGTCTTTACGCTGCGCACCAATGAAGGCTTTGTCGAGGAGTTCGGGCCTCGCCTTGTCGCCCGCATCGAGGCCGATGCGCCAGGAGTACGGCTGCGTTTCGCGCCGAAATCCGACAAGGATGTGATGTCGCTGCGTGACGCGGCGATCGACCTGGAAATCGGCGTTGCCGGGGAAACCGGGCCCGAAGTGCGCATCCAGGCCTTGTTTCGCGACCGCTTCATTGGTGCTGTTAGGGCAGGCCACCCCTTGAGCGAAGGCACGGTGACGCCCGAGCGTTATGCGGCGGGCCGGCACATCAGTGTTTCGCGGCGTGGCCGCGAGAAAGGACCGATCGACGAAGCCCTGAGCGCGCTTGGCCTGCAGCGGACCGTCGTGTGCATGGTTTCGGGTTTTTCGGCAGCACTCGCCATGGCGCGCGCCTCGGACCTGATCGCCAGCGTGCCCGAGCGGCACACGGCCGGCGCGCGCGCCGGCATGCACAGTTTTCCACTGCCTGTCACGACGGTGGAGGTCACCATTTCGATGCTCTGGCATCCGCGCCTCGATGCCGATCCGGCGCAACGGTGGTTGCGCGACTGCGTGCGGGAGGTCTGTGCGGGGCGCTGA
- a CDS encoding aminotransferase-like domain-containing protein: protein MNDLALETDGARAVAGPTLVESVMAAIRQRIAARSLTPGARLPSIRAFAQSMQVSKSTVVEAYERLAAEGTIRSRPGSGFYAAGSLAPLSLAEIGPRLDRAVDPLWVSRQSLDAGDEVLKPGCGWLPASWMPQAGLRRALRTAARADDAALADYGTPLGLPPLRQLLARRMAGHGIEASPEQIMLTESGTQAIDLLCRFLIEPGDTVLVDDPCYFNFHALLRAHRARVVSVPYTQSGPDIELFAQALAEHRPRLYITNSAIHNPTGAILSPVTAHRLLKLADQSDLTIVEDDIFADFEHAPAPRLAAFDGLNRVVQIGSFSKTLSASVRCGFIAAPRDWIEGLTDLKIATTFGGGRLAAELVLTLLKDGSYRKHMDLLRAKLARAMVETGTRLKAIGISPWIDQPAGLFLWCGLPDGVDAAEVARRALADNVVLAPGNAFSLSQTASRFLRFNVAQCDDERIFKVLETAMKR from the coding sequence ATGAACGACCTGGCTTTGGAAACCGACGGCGCGCGAGCCGTGGCCGGCCCCACTCTGGTCGAAAGCGTCATGGCGGCCATCCGCCAGCGGATCGCCGCGCGCAGCCTGACACCGGGAGCCCGGCTGCCGTCGATCCGCGCCTTCGCGCAATCCATGCAAGTGTCAAAGTCCACCGTGGTCGAAGCCTATGAGAGGCTCGCCGCCGAAGGCACGATCCGCTCCCGGCCGGGTTCAGGCTTCTATGCCGCCGGCTCGCTGGCGCCGCTGTCCCTGGCCGAGATCGGTCCCCGGCTCGACCGCGCCGTCGATCCGCTCTGGGTTTCGCGCCAGTCGCTGGACGCCGGCGACGAGGTGCTGAAACCCGGCTGCGGCTGGCTGCCGGCCTCGTGGATGCCCCAGGCCGGACTGCGCCGAGCGCTACGCACGGCGGCGCGTGCCGATGATGCCGCGCTTGCCGACTATGGCACGCCGCTCGGCCTGCCGCCGCTGCGGCAATTGCTGGCGCGGCGCATGGCCGGGCATGGCATCGAAGCCTCGCCTGAACAGATCATGCTGACGGAATCGGGCACGCAGGCCATCGATCTTCTGTGCCGGTTCCTGATCGAGCCCGGCGACACAGTGCTGGTCGACGATCCCTGCTATTTCAATTTCCACGCTTTGCTGCGCGCCCACCGCGCCAGGGTCGTCAGCGTTCCCTACACGCAGTCGGGGCCTGACATCGAGCTGTTCGCGCAGGCGCTCGCCGAACACCGGCCGCGCCTCTACATCACCAACTCCGCCATCCACAACCCGACCGGCGCGATCCTGTCGCCGGTCACCGCGCATCGTCTGCTGAAGCTCGCCGACCAGTCGGACCTGACCATCGTCGAGGACGATATCTTCGCCGATTTCGAACATGCCCCTGCCCCCAGGCTGGCGGCCTTCGATGGGCTGAACCGCGTCGTCCAGATCGGCAGTTTCTCCAAGACGCTGTCGGCCTCGGTCCGCTGCGGTTTCATCGCCGCGCCGCGCGACTGGATCGAGGGCCTGACCGACCTCAAGATCGCCACCACCTTCGGCGGCGGGCGCCTTGCGGCCGAACTGGTGCTGACGCTGCTCAAGGACGGCAGCTACCGCAAGCATATGGATCTGCTGCGCGCCAAGCTCGCGCGCGCGATGGTCGAGACCGGCACTCGCCTGAAGGCGATTGGCATCTCGCCCTGGATCGACCAGCCGGCCGGTCTGTTCCTGTGGTGCGGCCTGCCCGATGGCGTTGACGCGGCCGAAGTCGCACGCCGGGCGCTTGCCGATAACGTCGTGCTGGCACCCGGCAATGCGTTCAGCCTGTCCCAGACGGCCAGCCGTTTCCTGCGCTTCAACGTCGCCCAGTGCGACGACGAGCGGATCTTCAAGGTGCTGGAAACCGCGATGAAGCGGTGA
- a CDS encoding DMT family transporter: MDKIASGWLNGFIGVLIFSGSLPATRVAVMDFDPTFVTSARAAIAGLLGLAMLLLFRQKRPERGDLLSLAIVALGVVVGFPLLTALALKHVTSAHSIIFVGLLPLATAIFGVLRGGERPRPAFWLFSCIGSALVAGFALSQGGTASPLGDGLMLGAIVVCGLGYAEGAALSRRLGGWQVICWALTLSLPIMLVLTFATLPPSFAAVGSHAWIGLAYVSLFSMLIGFVFWYRGLAQGGIAAVGQLQLLQPFFGLALAASLLHEQVSPLMMVVTLGVVACVFGAKKFAR, from the coding sequence ATGGACAAGATCGCGAGCGGCTGGCTGAACGGATTTATCGGCGTGCTGATCTTCTCAGGCTCGCTGCCGGCGACGCGCGTGGCTGTGATGGACTTCGATCCGACATTCGTGACGTCAGCCCGCGCCGCGATTGCCGGACTGCTTGGCCTGGCAATGCTGCTCTTGTTCCGGCAGAAACGCCCGGAGCGGGGCGATCTGCTGTCGCTGGCGATCGTCGCACTTGGCGTGGTGGTCGGCTTTCCCTTGCTGACCGCGCTGGCGCTGAAGCACGTCACCTCCGCCCACTCGATCATCTTCGTCGGCCTGCTGCCGCTGGCAACCGCGATCTTCGGGGTGCTGCGCGGCGGCGAGCGTCCACGACCGGCGTTCTGGCTGTTTTCGTGCATCGGCAGCGCGCTCGTCGCCGGCTTTGCCCTGTCGCAAGGCGGGACCGCGTCACCGCTCGGCGACGGCCTGATGCTGGGCGCCATCGTCGTGTGCGGGTTGGGCTACGCCGAGGGCGCCGCGCTGTCGCGCAGGCTCGGCGGCTGGCAGGTGATCTGCTGGGCGCTGACGCTGTCGCTGCCGATCATGTTGGTGCTGACTTTCGCGACGCTACCGCCATCCTTTGCCGCCGTCGGCTCCCACGCCTGGATCGGCCTAGCCTATGTCTCGCTATTCAGCATGCTGATCGGCTTCGTCTTCTGGTATCGCGGCCTGGCGCAAGGCGGCATTGCCGCGGTCGGACAACTGCAATTGCTGCAGCCCTTCTTCGGCCTGGCACTCGCGGCGAGCCTGCTCCACGAGCAGGTCAGCCCGCTGATGATGGTCGTCACGCTGGGCGTGGTGGCGTGCGTGTTCGGGGCAAAGAAGTTCGCGCGGTAG
- a CDS encoding zinc-dependent alcohol dehydrogenase family protein, with amino-acid sequence MKAVVFEKFGEAPTIQTVPDPKPAADGVVIKVEATGLCRSDWHGWMGHDDDIRLPHVPGHELAGVVVAAGKRVTHWKAGDRVTVPFVGGCGHCFECTSGNHQVCEHQFQPGFTAWGSFAEYVAIDFADTNLVRLPEEMEFATAASLGCRFVTSFRAIVDQGRVKPGEWVAVHGCGGVGLSAIMIASAMGANVIAIDLTDEKLEFARKIGAVATINASSTPNVVKAVKQLTNGGVHMSMDALGHPTTSFNSISNLRRRGRHVQVGLMLGDHAKAAVPMSKIIAFELEILGSHGMQAYRYQAMMEMIRTGKLRPELLVGKKISLDEAPAALMAMGGFEGIGIGVVTKF; translated from the coding sequence ATGAAAGCCGTCGTCTTCGAGAAATTCGGCGAAGCGCCGACGATCCAGACCGTCCCTGATCCGAAGCCGGCAGCCGATGGCGTCGTCATCAAGGTCGAGGCAACGGGGCTCTGCCGCAGCGACTGGCATGGCTGGATGGGCCACGACGATGACATCCGGCTGCCGCATGTACCGGGCCATGAATTGGCGGGCGTCGTTGTGGCGGCTGGCAAGCGCGTGACGCACTGGAAGGCGGGCGACCGGGTCACGGTGCCTTTTGTCGGCGGCTGCGGCCACTGCTTCGAATGCACGTCCGGCAACCATCAGGTCTGCGAGCATCAGTTCCAGCCCGGTTTCACCGCCTGGGGCTCTTTCGCCGAATATGTCGCCATCGACTTCGCCGACACCAATCTCGTACGCCTGCCGGAAGAGATGGAATTCGCCACCGCCGCCAGCCTGGGCTGCCGCTTCGTCACGTCGTTCCGGGCGATCGTGGACCAGGGACGGGTCAAGCCCGGCGAATGGGTTGCCGTGCATGGCTGCGGCGGCGTCGGGCTTTCGGCGATCATGATCGCCAGCGCCATGGGCGCCAATGTCATTGCCATTGATCTCACCGACGAGAAACTGGAGTTTGCCCGCAAGATCGGCGCGGTGGCGACCATTAACGCCTCGTCCACCCCCAATGTGGTGAAGGCCGTCAAGCAGCTTACCAATGGCGGCGTTCACATGTCGATGGACGCGCTCGGCCATCCGACCACCTCGTTCAACTCCATCTCGAACCTGCGCCGGCGCGGCCGCCATGTGCAGGTCGGCCTGATGCTCGGCGACCATGCCAAGGCTGCGGTGCCCATGAGCAAGATCATCGCTTTCGAGTTGGAGATCCTCGGTAGTCACGGCATGCAGGCTTACCGCTACCAGGCAATGATGGAGATGATTCGTACCGGCAAGCTCAGGCCCGAACTGCTGGTCGGCAAGAAGATCAGCCTCGACGAGGCGCCCGCGGCCCTGATGGCGATGGGGGGTTTTGAGGGCATTGGTATCGGCGTGGTGACGAAGTTCTAG
- a CDS encoding winged helix-turn-helix transcriptional regulator, whose product MVKRTSHHEADCLIARPLDAIGDWWSLLIVRDAFDGLRRFGEFQKSLGVAKNILSARLRNLVAHGILETVPAPDGSAHHEYVLTQKGRGLFYVLVALRQWGEAYFSGPGEPYTFMVDTQSGRPIKRLEVHAEDGRLLVPGDTRLADFRDRENN is encoded by the coding sequence ATGGTGAAACGAACGAGCCACCACGAAGCGGATTGTCTGATCGCACGGCCGCTGGACGCGATCGGCGACTGGTGGTCGCTGCTCATCGTGCGCGACGCCTTTGACGGTTTGCGGCGCTTCGGCGAGTTCCAGAAGAGCCTCGGCGTCGCCAAGAACATCCTGTCGGCGCGGCTGCGCAATCTGGTCGCGCATGGCATACTGGAAACGGTTCCCGCGCCCGACGGCAGCGCGCACCATGAATATGTGCTGACGCAAAAGGGGCGCGGCCTGTTCTATGTCCTGGTCGCCTTGCGGCAATGGGGCGAGGCCTATTTCTCCGGACCGGGCGAGCCCTACACTTTCATGGTCGATACGCAGAGCGGCAGGCCGATCAAGCGCCTTGAAGTGCATGCGGAGGATGGTCGGCTGCTTGTTCCCGGCGACACCCGACTTGCCGATTTCCGAGACCGGGAAAACAACTGA
- a CDS encoding MFS transporter: MNLQVVNSATSSAERSGGPPQVVPASPPGLSGMTALVFAIACGLSVANVYFAHPLLDAIAHDFAIAPASVGIVVTVTQIGYALGLFFIVPLGDLFDRRKLIAGQAVLSAVALSAVGLAPSAAMLLASLAVVGLLAVVVQVLVAYAADLAVPSERGRAVGTVTSGVILGILLARFVAGVVADLAGWRWVYLVSATLTLIMAVVLFLILPRREAERPRTSYPRLLTSVVLLFVQEPLLRVRAVLAMLIFASFNVLWAPLVLPLSAAPFSLSHTEIGLFGLAGVAGALGARWTGGLVDRGRGQLVTGLSLLLMTAAWLPIAFMGLSLWLLVAGIVMLDLAIQAVHVTNQSLIFSRRPDARSRLVGGYMIFYSLGSALGSIASTMVYGAMGWSGVCLLGASIGLLALASWALTLRVGR, from the coding sequence ATGAATCTGCAGGTGGTGAACAGCGCAACGTCAAGCGCGGAGCGGTCCGGTGGGCCACCGCAGGTCGTGCCGGCGTCACCACCGGGATTGTCGGGAATGACGGCGCTGGTCTTCGCCATTGCCTGTGGCCTGAGCGTCGCCAACGTCTATTTCGCCCATCCGCTGCTCGACGCCATCGCGCATGATTTTGCCATCGCGCCGGCCTCGGTCGGCATCGTGGTGACGGTCACGCAGATCGGTTATGCGCTCGGCCTGTTCTTCATCGTGCCGCTGGGCGACCTGTTCGACCGCCGCAAGCTGATCGCCGGCCAGGCGGTGCTTTCCGCCGTGGCGCTGAGTGCGGTCGGGCTCGCGCCGAGCGCGGCGATGCTGCTGGCAAGCCTTGCTGTTGTCGGACTGCTTGCCGTGGTGGTGCAGGTGCTGGTGGCTTACGCGGCCGATCTCGCGGTGCCGTCCGAGCGGGGGCGGGCGGTCGGCACCGTCACCAGTGGTGTCATCCTTGGCATCCTGCTTGCCCGCTTCGTCGCTGGCGTCGTCGCCGACCTCGCCGGCTGGCGCTGGGTCTATCTGGTCTCGGCGACGCTGACGCTGATCATGGCGGTGGTTCTCTTCCTCATCCTGCCGCGCCGCGAGGCGGAGCGGCCACGCACATCCTATCCGCGCCTGCTAACTTCGGTCGTGCTGCTGTTCGTGCAGGAGCCGCTGCTGCGCGTGCGCGCGGTGCTGGCCATGCTGATCTTCGCCAGCTTCAACGTGCTGTGGGCGCCGCTGGTGCTGCCGCTGAGTGCCGCGCCATTTTCACTCTCACACACTGAGATCGGGCTGTTCGGGCTTGCCGGTGTCGCCGGCGCACTGGGCGCGCGCTGGACGGGCGGCCTCGTTGATCGCGGGCGCGGGCAGCTGGTCACCGGCCTTAGCCTGCTTCTGATGACGGCTGCCTGGCTGCCGATCGCCTTCATGGGTCTATCGCTGTGGCTGCTTGTCGCCGGCATCGTCATGCTGGACCTGGCGATCCAAGCCGTCCACGTCACCAATCAGAGCCTGATTTTTTCGCGCCGCCCGGATGCCCGCAGCCGGCTGGTTGGCGGCTACATGATCTTCTATTCGCTCGGCAGTGCGCTCGGCTCGATTGCCTCGACCATGGTCTATGGCGCCATGGGCTGGAGCGGCGTTTGCCTGCTTGGGGCGAGCATCGGCCTGTTGGCTTTGGCGTCCTGGGCGCTCACGCTGCGCGTGGGTCGGTAG
- the maiA gene encoding maleylacetoacetate isomerase, translated as MSHIVLHNYYRSSTSYRVRIALEMKGLSYDYVPHHLRHGEHLEPSYLAINPQGLVPALVLDDGTLLTQSLAIIEYLDEIQPAPPLLPKDALGRARVRMVAQMIACDIHPVNNLRVLTSLRTLFGAGDQDITNWFRHWVNEGFQPLEKILASSPDTGTFCHGEAPGLADICLAAQVTNNARFGVDMAPYPTTARIHAACMALPAFQKAAPRNQIDAE; from the coding sequence ATGAGCCACATCGTCCTGCACAATTACTATCGCTCCTCCACCTCCTACCGGGTGCGGATCGCGCTGGAGATGAAGGGGCTGAGCTATGACTACGTCCCGCATCATCTGCGCCATGGCGAGCATCTGGAACCGTCCTATCTCGCGATCAACCCGCAGGGGCTGGTGCCGGCCTTGGTGCTCGACGACGGCACGCTTTTGACGCAGTCGCTGGCGATCATCGAATATCTCGACGAGATCCAGCCCGCGCCGCCGCTGCTGCCGAAAGACGCACTTGGCCGGGCTCGCGTGAGAATGGTGGCGCAGATGATCGCCTGCGATATCCACCCGGTGAACAATCTGCGCGTGCTGACCTCGCTGCGCACTTTGTTCGGCGCCGGCGACCAGGACATCACCAACTGGTTCCGCCACTGGGTGAACGAAGGCTTCCAGCCGCTTGAAAAGATTCTGGCTTCGTCCCCCGACACTGGAACTTTCTGCCATGGCGAGGCGCCGGGGCTGGCCGATATCTGCCTGGCGGCGCAGGTCACCAACAATGCCCGCTTCGGCGTCGACATGGCACCTTACCCGACGACCGCCCGCATCCACGCCGCCTGCATGGCACTGCCAGCCTTCCAGAAAGCCGCGCCGCGGAACCAGATCGATGCCGAATAG
- a CDS encoding fumarylacetoacetate hydrolase family protein codes for MTAFVLPVPPTPSVAVSGSAERFAVRRIFCVGRNYAAHAREFGNDERDPPFFFTKPADAVVDSGTDIPYPPLTANLHHEIELVAAIGKPGFRIARDRALDHVWGYGVGIDLTRRDLQDEAKKAARPWDWSKAFDRSAPCGPLVPAQKSGHPTKGRIWLAVNGAVKQDADLTELIWPIADIVSICSEAVELQPGDLIFTGTPAGVGAVKPGETMTGGVDGIGTIEVTIGQPQS; via the coding sequence ATGACCGCCTTTGTCCTTCCCGTGCCGCCAACACCTTCCGTCGCCGTCAGCGGCTCGGCCGAGCGCTTTGCCGTGCGGCGCATTTTCTGCGTTGGCCGCAACTATGCCGCGCACGCGCGCGAGTTCGGCAACGATGAACGTGATCCGCCCTTCTTCTTCACCAAGCCCGCCGACGCCGTGGTCGATTCCGGCACTGATATCCCCTACCCGCCGCTGACGGCCAATCTGCACCACGAAATCGAACTGGTGGCCGCGATCGGCAAACCGGGCTTCCGCATCGCGCGTGATCGGGCGCTGGATCATGTCTGGGGTTATGGCGTCGGCATCGACCTCACCCGCCGCGATCTCCAGGATGAGGCCAAGAAGGCGGCGCGGCCCTGGGACTGGTCGAAGGCCTTCGACCGTTCAGCCCCTTGCGGCCCGCTGGTTCCCGCGCAGAAATCCGGGCACCCGACGAAGGGGCGTATCTGGCTCGCCGTCAACGGCGCGGTGAAACAGGATGCCGACCTCACCGAATTGATCTGGCCAATCGCCGACATCGTCTCGATCTGCAGCGAAGCAGTCGAACTGCAACCGGGCGACCTGATCTTCACCGGCACGCCCGCCGGCGTCGGCGCGGTCAAGCCGGGCGAGACAATGACCGGCGGCGTCGACGGCATCGGCACGATCGAAGTGACGATCGGCCAGCCGCAATCTTGA
- a CDS encoding response regulator, translating to MTAPNDRARFLIIDDHPLFREALHSAVQMAYPEVDTVEARSITEAVELLAGAKPFDLALLDLSMPDVHGFEGLLQLRTRYPRLPVVIVSGYEEPRIISEALSYGAAGFIPKSARKSDLAAAIRSVMDGAIYVPETYEGQPADADSIDRADMVQRLSKLTPQQLRVLQMLRQGLLNKQIAYELQVGETTVKAHVSEILRKLNVYSRTQAVIEVSKLDNAELFRDQAGF from the coding sequence ATGACAGCACCCAACGATCGCGCCCGGTTCCTGATCATCGACGACCATCCGCTGTTTCGCGAGGCGCTGCACAGCGCCGTCCAGATGGCCTATCCGGAAGTCGATACGGTGGAAGCGCGCTCGATCACCGAGGCGGTGGAATTGCTGGCGGGCGCCAAGCCTTTCGACCTTGCGCTTCTCGATCTCTCAATGCCCGACGTGCACGGTTTCGAGGGCCTGCTGCAGCTCAGGACCCGCTATCCGCGCCTGCCGGTGGTGATCGTGTCGGGATATGAGGAGCCAAGGATCATTTCCGAGGCACTGTCTTATGGTGCCGCCGGCTTCATCCCGAAATCGGCCCGCAAGAGCGATCTGGCCGCTGCCATCCGCTCGGTTATGGACGGTGCGATCTATGTGCCGGAAACCTATGAGGGCCAGCCGGCGGACGCCGACAGCATCGACCGTGCCGACATGGTCCAGCGCCTCTCCAAGCTGACGCCGCAGCAACTGCGCGTGCTGCAGATGCTGCGCCAGGGCCTGCTCAACAAGCAGATCGCCTATGAGCTGCAGGTCGGCGAGACCACGGTCAAGGCGCATGTCTCGGAGATCCTGCGCAAGCTCAACGTGTATAGCCGTACGCAAGCGGTGATCGAGGTTTCGAAACTCGACAATGCGGAGCTTTTCAGGGATCAGGCGGGTTTTTGA